The genomic interval TCCGGTGCCCATTCAGGAAATTCAGGCAAATATCCAAAACGGAGACTCCCTACGAGTGCCTTACCAAAGTCTGGACGCACGATCAATGTGCCAATAATCGTCCCAACAACAAGAATCAGGCAGATAATGAGTTGCTGCTTTTCCAGTCTTTCAAAGGAGATACGTAAACCGAAAAGGAGTGCAAGCGTGATGAAACAGGACGTGATTAGATTTTCCCAAACAGGTTGTGCGATACCTGAAGATAGCGTATCTTTGAACAGAAAATGGAGCAGGGCACCACACGGTTTAGCGATCGGTACCCATGCTAAAGGCGCGCCTACCATCTCAAAGATGACAATCGCAATGAGGAGCCAGCCCCGCGGTCCAGGCAGCTTCGCGAGCCGATTTCCGATGTATTCACCGCTGACTGCTGTATAGCGTCCGAGTAGATAGGTAACAAAAACGCCTTTGACGACGCAGCTGAGGAGCACAAGCCAGAGCAAGTTATACCCTGCCCACGATCCTGCTCGGACGACGACAATCGTTTCACCTGCCCCGATACTCACCGACGCAACAATCGCCGCGGGTCCAAACACCGATGCCAGAGCGATGATTTTTTTCAGCGACCACGGTTCAGCATAAGGGCCGGTGACGGGTGGAATATCAACAGGTTCAGTCGTTTGTGTCTCTTCTGTTTGCATAAAAGATTTCCTAATAACAAGGAGCGGGCTTCAAAAAGCCCGCTCACCGCTACGTAATATGCTTTATTCTAATGGTTCTAAGGGTTGTGCATTCCCGAAGACAGGGGTCGGTGCATTGCCCGGTGCTGCCCACCGTGAAGCATTCGCGATCACATGCCGAACGTTCTCATCGTAATAGATCGGATATGTCTCATGACCCGGACGGAAATAGAAGATTTTTCCTCTCCCGCGATAATAACAGCAGCCACTTCGGAAGACTTCACCGCCGGGGAACCAACTGACGAAAACAAGTGTGTCCGGTTCAGGAATATCAAACGGCTCGCCATACATTTCGGCGTGCTCAATTTCAAAGTATTCACCTAAACCCTCAACAATCGGGTGCCCGTGCTCAATGACCCAGAGGCGTTCCTTTTCGCCTGCTTCACGCCACTTGAGACTACACGACGTGCCCATCAAACGGGTAAAGGGTTTAGAGTAGTGTGCGGAGTGCAGGACAATAAGTCCCATGCCATCTAACACACGTGCGCGAACTTTGTCAGCAATAGCATCTTCAACTGCACCGTGTGCAGCGTGTCCCCACCAGATTAAAACATCTGTGCTTGAGAGAACATCGTCAGTCAAGCCGTGTTCGGGTTCATCTAAAGTTGCGCTCCGGATTTTAAAGCCGCCGGATTTGTCCAGCCCATCAGCAATTGCGGCGTGGATGCCTTTCGGATAGATGCCGCGAATGGTCTCGTTTGTCTTCTCGTGCCTAAATTCATTCCAGACCGTAACCTGAATTGGTTGTGCCATACGTTTCTCCTTAGAATAGTTATCAGTTTTCAGTCGTCGGTTGTCAGTTAAGAGGTCTCTATTTAACAATTCACCTTTTCCTGGAGTACGCCAAGCCAGGGAAGGTTTTCAAAAGGAGACTCTTAACTGATAACTGAACACCCTTGTTTGTTAAAAATTTACAAAATCAGGTTTCAAAAACCGATTTCGGGTTTTAGTTCATCAAATCATCGTATCAATCGGTAATAGGTATAAACAGTTAGCGCAAATCACCGCGCTCGGTAATGGCTTCAGGGTGCGGATCTGCACTTTCTCTTGGTGCGACCGAGTAATTCTTGTCTGCACTGGAATTCGCATCCTTTAGCGGTTGAATTGACAGGCGACACCCAAGCCCCTGAAGAATAGTATTGAGCGTATCCAGACGCGGTGCCTTTTCGCTTGAGAGCACGTCCGAGAGGACTTGCGGCGCAATACCGATTCTTTTAGCAACCTCCGAAACCCCGCCCCGTGCTTCAATAACATGCTGGAGCCCTAACAGAAAAAATAGAGTGTCGCCATCCTCTTGGTATTCCTCAAGTGCCACGTCAAGATATCCAATTGCTTCCTCTCTGTCAGCAGCAAATCGCTCCATTAGAAACTCGTGCAGGGTTCTCAATTTTCTCATGATCCTGTCTCCTTGTATTCAAGCCA from Candidatus Poribacteria bacterium carries:
- a CDS encoding ThuA domain-containing protein gives rise to the protein MAQPIQVTVWNEFRHEKTNETIRGIYPKGIHAAIADGLDKSGGFKIRSATLDEPEHGLTDDVLSSTDVLIWWGHAAHGAVEDAIADKVRARVLDGMGLIVLHSAHYSKPFTRLMGTSCSLKWREAGEKERLWVIEHGHPIVEGLGEYFEIEHAEMYGEPFDIPEPDTLVFVSWFPGGEVFRSGCCYYRGRGKIFYFRPGHETYPIYYDENVRHVIANASRWAAPGNAPTPVFGNAQPLEPLE
- a CDS encoding helix-turn-helix domain-containing protein, whose product is MRKLRTLHEFLMERFAADREEAIGYLDVALEEYQEDGDTLFFLLGLQHVIEARGGVSEVAKRIGIAPQVLSDVLSSEKAPRLDTLNTILQGLGCRLSIQPLKDANSSADKNYSVAPRESADPHPEAITERGDLR